The Fusobacterium pseudoperiodonticum DNA window ATTTATGTATAGGTTTATAGACATCTTTACCACTCTTAGTTTGAACTAATTTAAAGAAGTATTCATCTTCTCTTCTTAAAAAATGCTTAAATTGTAGTGTTAAAAGTTCTTTACTTCTCATACCAGTATAGAAGAGAGTGTATAATATAGTAATATTTCTATATTTTTTTTCACTATCTATTTTATAAAGTCCGATAATTTTTCTTATATCATCAATGGAAACTTTTAATACATTTTCTATATTTCTATTTACTTTAAAAAGCTTTATATACTTAACTGGATTCTTTAGTCCATTGCTTTCAAGTTCTTTATATAGAGATTTTAAAGCAGATAAAATAGTATTTACAGAAGTCTTTTTTAACTTTCTATCTTCAAATAAATGAACAATGTATGCTTCAACATCTTCTTTTTCAATATCTTGCATCAGTGGAATGACCTCAGAAATAGAGAAATCATTCTCACCCTCATAGACAAAATGTAAAAAATCTTTCAAATGAAACATATAGTCTTTAACTGTTTTTTCAGATTTGTATATTTCAAATATAGTTTTTTTCTTATCTTGATTTCTTTTTTTT harbors:
- a CDS encoding tyrosine-type recombinase/integrase, with protein sequence MEIKKIDERDLVVSQRKKRNQDKKKTIFEIYKSEKTVKDYMFHLKDFLHFVYEGENDFSISEVIPLMQDIEKEDVEAYIVHLFEDRKLKKTSVNTILSALKSLYKELESNGLKNPVKYIKLFKVNRNIENVLKVSIDDIRKIIGLYKIDSEKKYRNITILYTLFYTGMRSKELLTLQFKHFLRREDEYFFKLVQTKSGKDVYKPIHKSLVKKLEEYRSYLMNMYSLDSKDLDEHYIFATSVSNNSPLSYRSLNVIIQDMGKLIEKDISPHNIRHAIATELSLNGADILEIRDFLGHSDTKVTEVYINARSVLEKKVLEKLPEINLDEE